From Candidatus Manganitrophus morganii, the proteins below share one genomic window:
- a CDS encoding YCF48-related protein — protein MNRQSILLFSTLYVGLFLSGCGGSPSSPTPPGHPPPEHPPASDAQPPRLLSQSPEPEGEEIAPDTSVQIVFDEPIDFTGLAEHIRLTASNGEIAHIEVDCESPCIQITVTPQTPLRYNMRYTVTVDPIGDLSGNLLPAPISWSFTTQPTAPTSDTTPPRLLSITPSNGATGIDEGTLVTFTFDEGIDPNRMNSTTFKLVPDGESVPILGTYGCDPSCTVVTFAPAVQLRLNAIYRVEATTEIADSAGNRLTAPYLGQFVTRPRPLPPPSPWSKGMGNRFNQHLYRADAISADRAWAVGERGLIVATSDAGTNWRLQESGTSLPLYGIDFIDAQTGFAVGGDPAGSNSFANAILKTADGGQTWEGKTLPPLPGVLKAVHFLEGKNGWAVGGGGTIIATQNGGESWSLQQSGVTSELAAVDFVDADYGWATGPGRVLLKTDDGGTRWTPQFTFSSPIRQIDFIDRNRGWAVGDGGALFETVDGGTHWTPISATTANLTGIRMATATQGWAVGDRGTLLRFDGTGWTTVPSGTTISLKGVAPSGENAAWGVGDYGMVTFASSQETPRVQNPTNTSEVYGPFFIDSGNGWTVGSNARIFRTQDGGTTWSQPVRDWRRDIRWTHLSNPARLCNKNPDGTWAEDPATALCIRTSSIHLYHVFFLTPLKGWAVGQPSLILSTEDGGLTWTEQNVDPYAEDCYQCAKAGVYLRQVQFADENNGWAVGRFRTIYKTTDGGRTWRLLSNNWRFTTIDGTCTTPGGVTLPRMGGHLFGLSVNPADPNDLFVAGGCCAPCNPESIIAHTTDGGLTWDLRTSVVWDARVENRITVSDRLLPEVGRFHAFQMIGNVGWAAGRGGVLMRTEDRGATWTRVPTGTSLTINNLFFINQEKGWLAGWMGTLLETGDGGKNWRRVSAGTRNDLFGIHFVNDQQGWISGSGDLILATGN, from the coding sequence ATGAACAGACAATCCATTCTCCTTTTCTCAACCCTTTATGTCGGGCTCTTCCTCTCCGGTTGCGGCGGATCACCCTCCTCTCCGACCCCTCCCGGCCATCCCCCGCCCGAACACCCCCCCGCAAGCGATGCCCAGCCCCCCCGGTTACTCTCTCAATCTCCTGAACCTGAAGGAGAAGAGATCGCTCCCGATACCTCGGTTCAAATCGTTTTTGACGAACCGATCGATTTCACCGGCCTGGCCGAGCATATTCGACTGACCGCCTCTAACGGAGAAATCGCCCACATTGAGGTTGACTGTGAAAGTCCCTGCATTCAAATCACTGTCACCCCCCAGACGCCGCTTCGCTACAACATGCGTTATACGGTGACGGTCGATCCGATCGGCGATCTCTCCGGTAACCTCCTTCCGGCGCCGATCAGCTGGTCCTTTACCACACAACCCACCGCCCCCACATCGGATACAACGCCGCCCCGCCTTCTCTCGATCACCCCTTCGAACGGCGCCACCGGGATCGATGAGGGGACCTTGGTCACCTTCACCTTCGATGAGGGAATCGACCCGAATCGAATGAACAGCACCACCTTTAAACTGGTCCCGGACGGTGAAAGTGTTCCGATCCTCGGCACCTACGGCTGTGATCCTTCCTGCACCGTCGTCACCTTCGCCCCGGCCGTTCAGCTTCGTCTGAATGCGATTTACCGCGTGGAAGCCACCACCGAGATCGCCGATTCCGCCGGGAATCGTTTGACCGCCCCCTATCTGGGTCAATTCGTTACCCGACCCCGGCCGCTCCCTCCCCCCTCTCCTTGGTCGAAGGGAATGGGCAATCGTTTCAACCAGCATCTCTACCGGGCCGATGCCATTTCAGCCGACCGCGCCTGGGCCGTCGGAGAACGGGGGCTGATCGTCGCCACCTCCGACGCCGGGACAAACTGGCGCCTTCAGGAGAGCGGAACATCCTTGCCGCTGTACGGAATCGACTTCATCGATGCTCAAACCGGCTTCGCCGTCGGAGGCGATCCGGCGGGATCGAATTCATTTGCCAATGCCATTTTAAAAACAGCCGATGGCGGGCAGACCTGGGAAGGGAAAACGCTCCCGCCGCTCCCGGGGGTATTGAAGGCGGTCCACTTCCTCGAGGGAAAAAACGGTTGGGCCGTGGGAGGAGGCGGGACGATCATCGCCACGCAAAACGGCGGGGAAAGCTGGTCCCTTCAGCAGAGCGGCGTCACCTCGGAGTTGGCCGCGGTCGATTTTGTCGATGCCGATTACGGCTGGGCAACCGGACCGGGAAGGGTTCTCCTGAAGACCGACGACGGCGGGACCCGATGGACCCCCCAATTTACTTTTTCCTCTCCGATCCGGCAGATCGACTTCATCGATCGGAATCGGGGATGGGCCGTCGGCGATGGAGGGGCGCTGTTCGAAACCGTCGACGGGGGGACACATTGGACACCGATCTCCGCCACGACGGCGAACCTGACCGGCATTCGGATGGCGACCGCCACACAGGGTTGGGCCGTCGGCGACCGGGGGACCCTCCTTCGTTTCGACGGAACCGGTTGGACGACTGTCCCTTCCGGAACAACGATCTCACTCAAGGGGGTCGCCCCTTCCGGCGAAAATGCCGCGTGGGGGGTCGGTGATTACGGGATGGTGACCTTCGCCTCATCCCAAGAAACGCCGCGCGTTCAAAACCCGACCAATACCTCCGAGGTTTATGGACCTTTCTTCATCGATTCGGGAAACGGATGGACCGTCGGGAGCAACGCCCGGATCTTCCGCACGCAAGACGGCGGGACGACCTGGTCGCAGCCCGTGCGGGATTGGAGGCGCGACATCCGCTGGACCCATCTCTCAAATCCAGCCCGGCTCTGCAATAAAAACCCGGACGGTACCTGGGCCGAAGATCCGGCGACCGCCCTCTGCATCCGAACAAGCAGCATCCATCTTTATCACGTCTTTTTTCTGACGCCGCTCAAAGGATGGGCGGTCGGTCAGCCGAGCCTGATTCTCTCCACCGAGGATGGCGGTCTCACCTGGACCGAGCAGAACGTCGATCCCTATGCGGAGGATTGCTACCAGTGCGCCAAGGCGGGGGTCTACCTCCGGCAGGTCCAATTCGCCGACGAGAACAACGGCTGGGCCGTCGGACGCTTCCGGACGATTTACAAAACCACCGACGGCGGCAGGACGTGGCGGCTCCTCTCGAACAACTGGCGGTTTACGACGATCGACGGCACATGCACCACCCCCGGCGGTGTCACCCTGCCGAGGATGGGAGGGCATCTCTTCGGTCTCTCGGTGAACCCCGCCGATCCCAACGACCTCTTCGTCGCCGGCGGCTGCTGCGCCCCGTGCAACCCCGAATCGATCATTGCTCACACAACCGACGGAGGACTCACCTGGGATCTCCGAACCTCGGTGGTGTGGGACGCAAGGGTTGAAAACAGGATCACCGTCTCGGACCGGCTTCTCCCCGAAGTGGGGCGATTTCATGCTTTTCAGATGATCGGAAATGTCGGCTGGGCCGCCGGGCGGGGCGGCGTGTTGATGCGGACGGAGGACCGGGGAGCGACCTGGACCCGGGTCCCGACCGGCACGTCACTGACGATCAACAATCTCTTTTTCATCAATCAAGAAAAAGGATGGCTGGCCGGATGGATGGGGACCCTTCTCGAGACCGGCGACGGGGGAAAAAACTGGCGGCGGGTTTCGGCCGGAACGCGGAACGACCTCTTCGGGATTCACTTCGTGAACGATCAGCAGGGGTGGATCTCCGGATCGGGAGACTTGATCTTAGCGACCGGGAACTGA
- a CDS encoding TPM domain-containing protein: MKKAEDFFTADEKEQIQQAVARAESRSAGEIVPMVVDQSGHYLQFALTGAIFFTFFAAVIWMTVQPRVTAPQILLIEFFTFWVAFFLIQRVNLIWSWLVPEALKDRVVRRRAEEAFYSNRLHETREKSGVLILLSLMEHRVQILADVGIHQRVPPETWETLVQQIASGVKEGHPFEALRGAIDACGQLLAEHFPRRPDDTDELSNQLRVGE; this comes from the coding sequence ATGAAAAAAGCGGAAGATTTTTTTACAGCGGATGAGAAGGAGCAAATTCAGCAGGCGGTGGCTCGGGCAGAGAGCCGCTCTGCGGGTGAGATCGTTCCGATGGTGGTCGACCAGAGCGGGCATTATCTTCAGTTTGCATTAACCGGCGCGATCTTTTTTACCTTCTTTGCCGCGGTCATTTGGATGACCGTTCAGCCGCGGGTGACCGCGCCCCAAATTCTGCTCATCGAGTTTTTTACCTTTTGGGTCGCTTTCTTTTTGATCCAACGGGTAAACCTGATCTGGTCGTGGCTGGTTCCGGAGGCCTTGAAAGACCGGGTCGTCCGGCGGCGGGCGGAGGAGGCCTTTTATTCAAATCGGCTTCATGAGACGCGGGAGAAGAGCGGCGTGTTGATCCTTCTCTCCTTGATGGAGCACCGGGTTCAGATTCTGGCCGATGTCGGCATCCACCAGCGGGTTCCGCCGGAGACCTGGGAGACGCTGGTGCAGCAGATCGCATCCGGCGTAAAAGAAGGACATCCTTTCGAGGCGCTGCGCGGCGCGATCGATGCGTGCGGCCAACTGCTGGCGGAGCATTTCCCAAGAAGACCGGACGATACCGACGAGCTGTCGAACCAATTGCGGGTCGGAGAATAG
- a CDS encoding TPM domain-containing protein translates to MLRLGLMVLLLFFVVAASPASALNVPALQGRVNDHARLLSPEQAAALEEKLRAYEAKTTNQIALLTVPSLEGEASEDFSIRVAREWQLGQEKRNNGVLIFIAAEERGIRIEVGYGLEGALTDAQSSIIIRNIMIPAFREGDFNRGIDAGVDAIQAAIAGEFTAPETPTPRRSRDDSNEVFSLGLILLILFSSFLSYLPLPVTGLAGAIIGGVVGSFMIGSIFLPALAGVFLGILLPLLFRGTGGGPGRGLGGRAYRGTGWSAGRGGFGGGGFSGGGGSFGGGGASGRW, encoded by the coding sequence ATGCTCAGATTGGGCTTGATGGTACTCCTCTTGTTCTTCGTGGTTGCCGCTTCCCCCGCCTCAGCCCTGAACGTTCCCGCCCTGCAGGGCCGCGTCAATGATCACGCCCGCCTTTTAAGTCCGGAACAGGCCGCTGCTTTGGAGGAAAAACTCCGTGCTTACGAAGCGAAGACGACCAATCAGATCGCGCTTCTGACAGTGCCGAGTTTGGAAGGGGAGGCATCGGAGGATTTTTCAATCCGGGTGGCGCGCGAGTGGCAGCTCGGCCAGGAGAAGCGGAACAACGGGGTCTTGATCTTTATTGCAGCCGAGGAGCGGGGGATCCGGATCGAGGTCGGCTACGGCCTGGAGGGGGCGCTGACCGACGCGCAGAGCAGCATCATTATCCGCAACATCATGATCCCCGCCTTTCGTGAGGGAGATTTCAATCGGGGAATCGATGCGGGGGTCGATGCGATTCAGGCCGCGATCGCCGGCGAGTTCACGGCGCCGGAGACCCCCACCCCGCGCCGATCCCGGGACGACTCCAATGAGGTCTTCTCGCTCGGTCTGATCCTCCTGATTCTTTTCTCCTCTTTTCTCTCTTACCTCCCTCTGCCGGTCACCGGATTGGCCGGCGCGATCATCGGAGGGGTGGTGGGGTCATTCATGATCGGGTCGATCTTCTTGCCGGCGCTGGCCGGTGTTTTTCTCGGCATTCTGCTCCCGCTCCTCTTTCGAGGGACGGGGGGCGGACCGGGCCGCGGGCTCGGCGGGCGGGCTTACAGAGGCACCGGCTGGTCGGCCGGCAGGGGCGGTTTCGGAGGGGGAGGCTTCTCCGGCGGCGGGGGGAGTTTCGGGGGGGGTGGCGCGTCGGGACGATGGTGA
- a CDS encoding LemA family protein produces MKKLNFTSAFFILFLMLTGCGYNSLQAMDEQVNAAWSEVQNQYQRRFDLIPNLVETVKGFATQEREVLTQVVEARSKVGQMKISSEIIQDPEAFRKFEEAQGQLSGALSRLMVVVERYPELKSNENFLTLQAQLEGTENRITVARRDYIQAVRDYNTSVRSFPTNLTAKYLLDLKVRENFSAEQGAQEAPKVQF; encoded by the coding sequence TTGAAAAAATTAAATTTCACATCGGCTTTTTTTATTTTGTTTCTCATGCTGACCGGCTGCGGCTACAACTCGCTGCAGGCGATGGACGAGCAGGTGAACGCCGCCTGGTCGGAGGTTCAGAATCAGTATCAGCGCCGGTTTGACCTGATCCCCAACCTGGTCGAAACGGTCAAAGGTTTCGCGACGCAGGAGCGGGAGGTCCTCACCCAGGTGGTGGAAGCCCGGTCGAAGGTGGGTCAGATGAAGATCTCATCGGAGATCATCCAGGATCCGGAGGCGTTCCGAAAATTCGAAGAGGCGCAGGGGCAGCTCTCCGGGGCCCTCTCCCGCTTGATGGTAGTGGTGGAGCGCTACCCGGAGCTGAAATCGAACGAAAATTTCCTTACATTGCAAGCTCAGCTGGAGGGGACCGAAAACCGGATCACCGTGGCCCGGCGCGATTACATCCAAGCGGTCCGCGACTACAATACGTCGGTCCGCTCCTTTCCCACCAATCTGACCGCCAAGTACCTTCTTGACTTGAAAGTCCGTGAGAATTTCAGCGCAGAGCAAGGGGCGCAGGAAGCGCCGAAGGTCCAGTTTTGA
- a CDS encoding DUF4091 domain-containing protein, with the protein MWKRLVWSVSVVLVFASPAMGQTIWWETGMVKLRMENGGPEGDPVPKNADLCQEEKCTKGGVRIAAAQNEFEPFQIFIAAEKDELRSVDVAVSDLVQETEKEGYRISSRLPGPIMIYRQHYILIEKPTTAEAQPGAWPDALIPKVDEYFGERRSIPGEGQPAFPFDVRRGMKQGVWVDVYVPPDAPPGLYAGTATVTVGEKKEAVIPIRLTVQPFRLPSTASLRNAFAVGITELGRGHDWDDPRSNARGFISDDRTSELVCLYTKALLLHRLSNENAIWPPPRWDKQGGRIKWNFPEGKTGCREKYPEFMNGINSLPGGKLKGARLTSLRLRDGYGFNDPERYDPEKLNPDYYQEYVRYFKENGWLDRLFDYTRDEPKFLYQRLTKQRECWNVEEVAERPDTDWDKIKRRSEFLHKHAPGLRLLVTTDRHAAESCFKRLFEVKEVQKFIDIWVVSIKRMDGKPGSDLYNRNFRSVYDGSFIGPGQELWWYHACGSHGCGDGSEKGWPTVMVDLPAVSTRIFEWLTYLYNTSGELYYETIFQYPYSYKMKKGSGGKESKVADRNPFEHVHYFGGHGDGVLFYPGKPDYVGGKNHIPIESIRLKLVREGMEDYEYLKLAEVKKGREWIASNVLTLLKQDDQTPLNVYRWTRRPERLLEAREKLASVLK; encoded by the coding sequence ATGTGGAAGAGGCTGGTCTGGAGTGTTTCGGTCGTTTTGGTTTTTGCTTCCCCCGCCATGGGGCAGACGATCTGGTGGGAAACCGGCATGGTGAAACTCCGGATGGAAAATGGGGGTCCGGAGGGGGATCCGGTCCCGAAGAATGCCGACCTTTGTCAGGAGGAGAAGTGCACAAAGGGGGGGGTCCGGATTGCCGCGGCGCAGAATGAGTTCGAGCCGTTCCAGATTTTCATCGCCGCGGAGAAAGACGAACTTCGCAGTGTCGATGTGGCGGTGAGCGATCTTGTGCAAGAGACAGAAAAAGAGGGTTATCGAATTTCGTCGCGCCTGCCGGGGCCGATCATGATCTACCGGCAGCATTATATTTTGATCGAGAAGCCGACCACCGCCGAGGCGCAGCCGGGCGCCTGGCCCGATGCGCTGATTCCGAAGGTCGACGAGTATTTCGGCGAGCGGCGGTCGATTCCCGGCGAGGGGCAGCCCGCCTTCCCCTTCGATGTCCGTCGCGGAATGAAGCAGGGGGTCTGGGTCGATGTGTATGTTCCCCCCGATGCGCCGCCCGGTCTCTACGCGGGCACGGCGACGGTGACGGTCGGCGAGAAGAAGGAGGCGGTGATCCCGATCCGCCTCACCGTTCAACCGTTTCGTCTCCCTTCAACCGCCTCGCTGAGAAACGCGTTTGCCGTCGGGATCACCGAGCTGGGAAGGGGGCACGACTGGGACGATCCCCGCTCAAATGCCAGAGGCTTCATCAGCGATGACCGGACGAGCGAGCTGGTCTGTCTTTATACCAAGGCGCTGCTGCTTCATCGGCTCTCCAACGAGAACGCGATCTGGCCTCCTCCGCGCTGGGACAAACAGGGGGGAAGGATCAAATGGAATTTCCCGGAGGGGAAAACAGGTTGCCGGGAGAAGTACCCTGAGTTTATGAACGGCATCAACTCCCTCCCGGGCGGGAAGCTGAAGGGGGCGCGGCTGACCTCGCTTCGCCTGCGCGACGGCTACGGCTTCAACGATCCCGAGCGATACGATCCGGAGAAGCTCAACCCCGATTATTATCAGGAATATGTCCGCTACTTTAAGGAGAACGGCTGGCTCGACCGGCTCTTTGATTACACCCGGGACGAGCCGAAATTTCTCTACCAGCGGCTCACGAAGCAGCGGGAGTGCTGGAACGTCGAGGAGGTCGCGGAGCGCCCCGATACCGACTGGGACAAAATCAAGCGCCGCTCGGAGTTCCTCCACAAACACGCCCCCGGTCTGAGGCTGCTGGTGACGACCGATCGCCATGCGGCCGAGTCTTGCTTCAAACGGCTCTTCGAGGTCAAGGAGGTGCAAAAGTTCATCGATATCTGGGTCGTCAGCATCAAACGGATGGATGGGAAGCCCGGCAGCGACCTTTATAATCGCAACTTCCGGTCGGTGTACGACGGATCGTTTATCGGGCCGGGACAGGAGCTCTGGTGGTACCACGCCTGCGGCTCGCACGGCTGCGGCGACGGATCGGAGAAGGGATGGCCGACCGTGATGGTTGATCTTCCCGCCGTCTCGACGCGGATCTTCGAATGGCTGACCTACCTCTACAATACTTCCGGGGAGCTCTACTATGAAACAATCTTCCAATATCCCTACTCTTATAAAATGAAGAAAGGTTCCGGCGGGAAAGAATCCAAGGTCGCCGACCGAAATCCGTTCGAACATGTCCATTACTTCGGAGGCCATGGCGACGGCGTCCTCTTCTATCCGGGAAAGCCCGATTACGTCGGCGGTAAGAATCATATCCCGATCGAATCGATCCGCCTGAAGCTGGTTCGGGAGGGGATGGAAGATTATGAATATCTCAAGCTGGCCGAGGTGAAGAAAGGGCGGGAGTGGATCGCGTCGAATGTCCTCACCCTTTTGAAGCAGGATGACCAAACCCCGCTGAACGTCTATCGGTGGACCCGCCGGCCGGAGCGGCTTTTGGAGGCGCGTGAGAAACTGGCTTCGGTCCTGAAGTAA
- a CDS encoding ferritin-like domain-containing protein, giving the protein MDTKQVLQILNQALQIEYAAGIQYLQHSFLVQGIDRRVFADYFRSQSESSLNQAKQIGDHIVNLGGLPTVEPYAIKQSTDLKEMLQLDLELERTGLKIYQEGIKAAAEEMPLKFFFEDQAYHEYQDVNELEKLLDQKKVSVTEKEVQLKKVKSA; this is encoded by the coding sequence ATGGATACGAAACAGGTTCTTCAGATTCTGAATCAAGCGCTCCAGATCGAATATGCCGCTGGGATTCAATATTTGCAGCACAGCTTTCTCGTGCAGGGAATCGACCGGCGCGTCTTCGCCGACTATTTCCGCAGTCAGAGCGAGAGCTCGCTCAACCAGGCCAAACAGATCGGCGACCACATCGTCAATTTGGGAGGGCTCCCGACCGTGGAGCCGTACGCGATCAAACAGAGCACCGATCTGAAAGAAATGCTTCAGCTCGATCTTGAACTCGAACGGACCGGTTTAAAAATTTATCAAGAGGGGATCAAGGCCGCGGCAGAAGAGATGCCCTTGAAATTTTTCTTCGAAGACCAAGCCTATCATGAATACCAAGACGTCAATGAACTGGAGAAACTGCTGGATCAGAAGAAGGTCAGTGTCACTGAAAAAGAGGTTCAGCTCAAGAAAGTGAAAAGTGCGTAG
- a CDS encoding penicillin-binding protein translates to MTGLIVFGLVFIFSVESGVLGELTEDPLRKTPLALVEEGIRIRGALSPFDHTEQGKYLSRFENGVTAVYTFDPDLQTTMERYFKRYRVPYGVFIAMDPKSGKLLASVEYSAIDPKADRLAFRATYPAASIFKLVTGAAALEEGKARPETEIAFHGGLYRLGPKNWVDNPKRDKQKMSLAEAMAKSSNVVFAKTALRWLDVPTLLSYGERFQFNRPIPFELPVQVSRMEIDDSERGLAMSAAGFGDVGLSPLHGAMIGAAIANDGVMMAPCMIDAVRDADGTPIYQCEPKVFATAIAPQTAASLREMMAMAVIKGTSRKAFRVKRREASLRGITIGGKTGSLTGEDPPGKYSWFVGMAPMEDPEIVVAAMIINQPKWHIKASQAAKEGFAAYFRSENLRKVASQ, encoded by the coding sequence GTGACAGGCCTGATTGTGTTCGGCCTTGTCTTTATCTTTTCCGTGGAAAGCGGGGTGTTGGGGGAGCTGACGGAAGATCCGCTGCGGAAGACCCCCCTCGCGCTGGTTGAAGAAGGCATTCGAATCCGGGGTGCGCTCTCTCCATTCGATCATACCGAGCAGGGAAAATATCTCTCGCGTTTCGAGAACGGGGTGACCGCCGTCTACACCTTCGATCCCGACCTTCAGACGACGATGGAGCGCTACTTCAAGCGGTACCGGGTCCCTTATGGCGTTTTCATCGCCATGGACCCGAAGAGCGGCAAGCTCCTCGCCTCCGTGGAATACTCCGCGATCGACCCGAAGGCCGACCGTCTTGCATTCCGGGCGACCTATCCCGCCGCTTCGATTTTCAAATTGGTGACCGGCGCCGCCGCCCTGGAGGAAGGGAAGGCCCGGCCGGAGACCGAGATCGCCTTCCACGGCGGGCTCTACCGCCTGGGGCCGAAGAACTGGGTTGATAATCCGAAACGGGACAAACAGAAGATGTCGCTGGCCGAGGCGATGGCGAAATCGAGCAATGTGGTCTTTGCGAAGACCGCCCTGCGTTGGCTCGATGTGCCGACCTTGTTGAGCTACGGAGAGCGCTTTCAGTTCAATCGCCCGATTCCGTTCGAGCTTCCAGTCCAGGTCAGCCGGATGGAGATCGACGACAGCGAGCGGGGATTGGCGATGTCGGCCGCCGGGTTCGGCGATGTGGGACTCTCTCCGCTTCACGGGGCGATGATCGGCGCGGCGATCGCCAACGACGGCGTGATGATGGCCCCCTGCATGATCGACGCGGTCCGGGACGCCGACGGCACGCCCATCTACCAATGCGAGCCGAAGGTGTTCGCCACGGCGATCGCCCCCCAGACGGCGGCGTCGCTCCGGGAGATGATGGCGATGGCGGTCATCAAGGGAACCTCCCGGAAGGCGTTTCGGGTCAAGCGGCGCGAGGCGAGTCTGCGGGGCATTACCATCGGCGGAAAGACCGGCTCTCTGACCGGGGAAGATCCCCCCGGCAAGTACAGCTGGTTCGTCGGAATGGCCCCCATGGAAGATCCCGAAATCGTGGTGGCCGCCATGATCATCAACCAACCCAAATGGCATATCAAAGCCTCCCAGGCTGCCAAGGAGGGGTTTGCCGCCTATTTCCGGTCTGAAAATCTCCGTAAAGTAGCCAGTCAGTAA
- a CDS encoding DUF167 domain-containing protein, producing the protein MESPFRPYKSGALLHLRVTPNASRDSIEGCVAGMLRLKLRAIPAEGAANAACIRYLSGLFSFPKSRLEIIRGEKSREKWILFKEVDPSVLNQQLDKILAG; encoded by the coding sequence ATGGAATCGCCGTTCCGCCCCTATAAATCGGGCGCGCTCCTCCATCTGCGCGTGACGCCGAATGCATCCCGGGACAGCATCGAAGGTTGCGTCGCGGGAATGCTTCGGTTAAAATTAAGGGCGATCCCGGCGGAGGGGGCCGCGAATGCGGCCTGCATTCGATATTTATCTGGGTTGTTTTCTTTCCCGAAATCCCGGCTTGAAATTATCCGTGGGGAGAAATCCAGAGAAAAATGGATTTTGTTTAAAGAGGTCGATCCGTCGGTTCTGAATCAACAGCTCGATAAAATCTTGGCGGGGTAA
- a CDS encoding type II toxin-antitoxin system HicB family antitoxin produces the protein MSYYVYITQVDHCFIADVPALPGCRTFGRSEAEVLENIRDVVRGYLQSLRKKNRTAPKVKVVKLSEHLPSFPRGASGRSILNVPSENGIAVPPL, from the coding sequence ATGAGTTACTACGTCTATATCACGCAAGTCGATCACTGTTTTATCGCCGACGTTCCCGCCCTACCGGGGTGCCGCACTTTCGGTCGAAGCGAGGCGGAGGTTCTGGAAAATATCCGGGATGTGGTTCGAGGGTACCTTCAAAGCCTGCGGAAGAAAAACCGCACGGCGCCGAAGGTCAAGGTCGTCAAGCTTTCCGAGCATTTGCCTTCTTTCCCTCGGGGCGCATCAGGCCGTTCGATATTGAACGTCCCCTCCGAAAATGGAATCGCCGTTCCGCCCCTATAA
- a CDS encoding DivIVA domain-containing protein, with protein sequence MKWTPIDIRQMTFSSGFRGYAPGEVDAFLENLASEIEEILKENADLRERIDDQGQTIAELKKTEGALTNTLLMAQKAIEEMKRTAQKEGDLIIRQAELRAEEITRSAMKEVSQVQGEILNLRRQRDFFVEKIRSLMQNLEKTMQWEDEKADQREEEASL encoded by the coding sequence ATGAAATGGACACCGATCGATATCCGCCAAATGACCTTCTCCTCCGGTTTCCGGGGGTACGCTCCGGGCGAGGTCGATGCTTTTCTGGAAAATCTGGCGAGTGAAATCGAAGAGATCCTCAAAGAGAATGCCGACCTCCGGGAGCGGATCGACGATCAGGGACAAACGATCGCCGAGTTGAAGAAAACCGAGGGGGCGCTGACGAACACCCTGCTGATGGCGCAGAAGGCGATCGAGGAGATGAAGCGGACCGCGCAGAAGGAAGGGGATCTCATTATCCGCCAGGCCGAGCTGCGGGCGGAGGAAATCACCCGGTCGGCCATGAAAGAGGTCAGCCAAGTCCAGGGAGAAATCCTGAACCTGAGACGGCAGCGCGATTTTTTTGTTGAGAAGATTCGATCTTTAATGCAGAATCTCGAAAAGACAATGCAATGGGAAGATGAAAAAGCGGATCAGAGGGAAGAAGAGGCCTCTCTTTAA
- a CDS encoding YggT family protein, giving the protein MFIAANFVSALATILNYVLEIYTWVIIIRALISWVNPDPYNPVVQFLYKVTEPVLYPLRKLMRTYSTGIDLSPLVAILIIMFLKQFLVSSLFELANRLR; this is encoded by the coding sequence ATGTTCATTGCGGCAAACTTCGTCTCGGCGCTTGCGACGATTCTCAATTACGTCCTGGAAATCTATACATGGGTCATTATCATTCGCGCGTTGATCTCCTGGGTGAACCCGGATCCCTATAACCCGGTCGTCCAGTTTCTCTATAAGGTGACGGAGCCGGTCCTCTATCCGCTCCGGAAACTGATGCGGACCTACAGCACCGGAATCGACCTCTCCCCGCTGGTGGCGATCTTGATTATTATGTTTTTAAAACAGTTCCTGGTCAGCTCCCTTTTTGAATTGGCCAACCGACTGCGATAG